A section of the Castanea sativa cultivar Marrone di Chiusa Pesio chromosome 12, ASM4071231v1 genome encodes:
- the LOC142619870 gene encoding F-box/kelch-repeat protein At3g24760: MTEFKSLSVDLMERILCLLPIPTLIRASTVCKLWYSIISSSTFSSSSSSLHPWFFLYGLHNTSSKNNQSFAFDPISNLWFRLPSNTSFSNNNTTSAAGFLFTTAPTFSFSPVLSRHISTTSPLHYSRLNPLLGVFYSSHTHTHNHNRPSFIVVGGVRFVGNLVDIEDRLGVEMYNPDLDSWDICPPLPSDFPTGFSSSSLSSALFKGRFYVFGINSSFVSSFDLESHVWSSVQTLRPPGVSFSFLISCKDRLVLAGICNSQAGSSFNLWRIDENTMEFSEFAIMPQDLLYSLFDSDEDDKFASLKCVGLGDLIYVFNEDYHKRYPACVCEITTTTTQQSGGGKCKWRRVPQLPSPVNKFHQVISFCSTVSLHSILRGRGGDAGAEAYV; the protein is encoded by the coding sequence atgacAGAATTCAAGTCTCTGAGTGTAGACCTGATGGAGCGAATCCTCTGTCTCCTCCCAATCCCAACTCTGATCCGTGCTTCCACAGTCTGCAAACTCTGGTACTCCATCATCTCCTCCTCAaccttctcttcctcttcctcttctcttcatccaTGGTTCTTCCTTTACGGCCTCCACAACACCTCCTCCAAGAACAACCAATCCTTCGCCTTCGACCCCATCTCCAACCTCTGGTTCCGCCTCCCTTCCAACACTTCCTTCTCCAACAACAACACCACTTCCGCCGCCGGCTTCCTCTTCACCACCGCACCCACCTTCTCCTTCTCCCCAGTCCTCTCTCGCCACATTTCCACCACTTCCCCTTTACACTACTCTCGCCTCAACCCTCTCCTCGGAGTCTTCTATTCTagccacacccacacccacaaccACAACCGACCCAGTTTCATTGTTGTCGGTGGTGTCAGATTCGTCGGCAACCTCGTCGACATCGAGGACCGTTTAGGCGTCGAGATGTACAACCCCGATCTCGATTCCTGGGACATCTGTCCTCCATTACCCTCCGATTTCCCAACTGGGTTTTCCTCCTCATCCTTATCTTCAGCCTTATTCAAAGGCAGATTCTATGTGTTCGGTATTAACTCTAGCTTTGTCTCGTCCTTCGATTTAGAAAGCCACGTTTGGAGTAGTGTCCAAACTCTAAGACCTCCTGGGGTCAGCTTTTCTTTCTTGATCTCCTGTAAAGACCGCCTTGTTCTCGCTGGAATATGTAATTCGCAAGCTGGGTCGTCCTTTAATCTGTGGAGGATTGATGAGAACACCATGGAGTTCAGTGAGTTTGCTATTATGCCTCAGGATTTGCTTTATAGCTTGTTTGATAGTGATGAGGATGATAAGTTTGCTAGCTTGAAATGTGTTGGTTTGGGTGatcttatttatgtttttaacgAAGACTACCATAAGAGATACCCTGCTTGTGTTTGCGAgattactactactactactcaACAGTCTGGTGGTGGCAAGTGCAAGTGGAGGAGAGTACCCCAATTGCCTTCACCTGTTAATAAGTTTCATCAAGTCATTAGCTTTTGTTCCACAGTTTCGCTGCATAGCATTCTTCGAGGTCGTGGTGGAGATGCTGGAGCTGAAGCCTATGTCTGA
- the LOC142620701 gene encoding gibberellin 2-beta-dioxygenase 2-like, protein MAMSSQTPLGSKNLPTIDLWDLRSNVSKSIVEACDQFGFFKVINHGVPKEIIEKVQQEGFSFFAKPTFVKQQAAQASPANPLGYGHKNIGALGDKGELEYLLLSTHPSYIAEKSITISYDPSRFSSTVNHYIQAVRDLTCELLELIAEGLYVKDKSVFSGLIRDVESDSLLRLNYYLPTSKDDDIGFGEHSDPQLLSILASNDVAGLQILVEKDAWISVPADPNAFWVIVGDMLQALTNGRFVSVRHRVLTNTSKPRMSMIYFGAPSLQASISAPPELLRPIGHSLYKTFTWKAYKEKLYSQGLTATRLDGFKN, encoded by the exons ATGGCGATGTCCTCTCAAACCCCTCTTGGCTCCAAAAACCTTCCTACCATCGACCTTTGGGACCTCAGATCAAATGTGTCAAAGAGCATTGTTGAGGCATGTGATCAATTTGGGTTTTTCAAGGTGATCAACCATGGTGTCCCAAAGGAAATTATAGAAAAAGTACAACAAGAAGGGTTTAGTTTCTTTGCTAAACCAACATTTGTAAAACAACAAGCCGCCCAAGCTAGCCCAGCCAATCCTCTTGGCTATGGCCACAAGAATATAGGTGCCCTAGGAGATAAAGGAGAGCTTGAGTATCTTTTACTTAGTACTCACCCATCCTACATTGCTGAAAAATCCATTACCATTTCTTATGATCCTTCACGATTTAG TTCTACCGTAAATCATTACATCCAAGCAGTTAGGGATCTAACATGTGAGCTATTAGAGCTAATAGCAGAGGGGCTATATGTCAAGGACAAATCGGTTTTCAGTGGGCTGATTAGGGACGTAGAGAGTGACTCACTTCTCAGGCTTAATTACTATCTACCCACTTCTAAAGATGATGATATTGGGTTTGGAGAACATTCTGACCCTCAGCTCTTGAGCATTCTTGCATCAAACGATGTTGCTGGCCTCCAAATTCTTGTTGAAAAAGATGCGTGGATTAGTGTCCCAGCTGACCCCAATGCCTTTTGGGTTATTGTGGGTGACATGTTACAG gCTCTAACAAACGGAAGATTTGTGAGCGTTCGGCACAGGGTATTAACAAATACATCCAAGCCTAGAATGTCAATGATATATTTTGGAGCTCCCTCCCTACAAGCATCAATTTCTGCACCTCCAGAATTGCTCAGACCCATTGGCCACTCTCTCTACAAGACCTTCACTTGGAAAGCCTACAAGGAAAAATTGTACTCACAAGGTCTCACGGCTACACGTCTTGATGGTTTCAAGAATTAG